In Vidua chalybeata isolate OUT-0048 chromosome 9, bVidCha1 merged haplotype, whole genome shotgun sequence, a genomic segment contains:
- the NEXN gene encoding nexilin isoform X9 produces the protein MNDIAQKTEILLSSSKPVQKSYVPKLHKGDVKDKFEAMQKAREERNQRRSRDEKQRRKEQYVREREWNRRKQEMKELLGSDEDDDTKLSKTEKGYVPKLIGTVKGKFAEMEKQRQEEERKRMEEERKRRIEQDMIEKRKIQRELAKKAQEIDDFNNTGTESAAEEGDDSLLVTVVPVKSTRTSGKMKIISENTGKERAEQRKTQDEEMKLKYEEQNQLLKESKCLSFVQGENENSETQEPLSPGKLKVTFEELERQRQENQRRQAEEEARQRLEEEKRAFEEARQRMINEGGDEESENAVKEFRPGKLRLSFEEIERQRREEEKRKAEEDARRRIEEEKRAFAEARKNMQVLDDESPEMFKTFSQESLIPGKLEINFEELLRQKMEEEKRRTEEERRQKLEMERQEFQQLRQEMGELEEESETFELSKEYEELIKLKRSGSIQAKNLKSKFEKIGQLSQEEIQKKIEEERAKRRAMDEEIREREAEKFQEDDDVDVRPAMKSEAPFTHKVNMKARFEQMARAREEEEQRRIEEQKLLRMQFEQKEIDAALQKQVLGIAKIIKLLLVFAHTLHRIKERFGLKRP, from the exons ATGAATGACATTGCACAGAAAACTGAG ATTCTGCTTTCTTCATCTAAACCCGTCCAAAAGTCCTATGTGCCCAAGCTTCACAAGGGTGATGTAAAGGATAAATTTGAAGCTATGCAGAAagcaagggaagaaagaaatcaaaggaGATCTAgagatgaaaagcaaagaagaaaagaacagtATGTTAGAGAGAGAGAATGGAACAGGAGAAAACAGGAG ATGAAAGAACTGCTTGGATCTGATGAAGATGATGACACCAAACTATCTAAAACAGAAAAGGGTTATGTTCCAAAGCTCATAG GAACTGTTAAAGGCAAGTTTGCAGAAATGGAGAAGCAAAggcaagaagaagaaagaaaaagaatggaagaagaaagaaagcgCAGAATTGAACAAGACATGattgagaaaaggaaaattcaaagaGAATTGGCAAAAAAGGCACAGGAG ATTGATGACTTTAACAATACGGGAACTGAATCAGCAGCTGAG GAAGGGGATGATTCACTGCTAGTTACAGTAGTGCCTGTAAAAAGCACCAGGACATCTGGGAAGATGAAAATAAtctctgagaacacaggaaaGGAGAGAGCAGAACAAAGAAAGACACAGGATGAAGAAATGAAGCTAAAATATGAGGAACAAAACCAGCTCCTTAAGGAATCCAAGTGCCTTTCATTTGTCCAG ggtgaaaatgaaaacagtgaaacTCAAGAGCCTCTGTCTCCTGGTAAACTGAAAGTCACATTTGAAGAACTGGAAAGACAAAGACAGGAGAATCAAAGGCGGCAAGCCGAGGAAGAAGCAAGGCAGcgtttggaagaggaaaaacgTGCCTTTGAAGAAGCCAGGCAGAGAATG ATAAATGAAGGTGGTGATGAAGAATCGGAAAATGCTGTTAAAGAATTCCGCCCTGGTAAACTCAGACTCAGTTTTGAGGAGATAGAAagacagaggagagaagaggaaaagaggaaagcagaagagGATGCACGACGACGCatagaagaggagaaaagagcaTTTGCTGAAGCAAGGAAGAACATG CAGGTGCTGGATGATGAATCACCAGAAATGTTTAAAACCTTTTCTCAAGAATCTCTCATACCTGGTaaactggaaattaattttgaggaGTTGCTGAGAcaaaaaatggaagaagaaaagaggcgCACAGAGGAAGAGCGTAGGCAAAAGTTGGAAATGGAAAGGCAAGAATTTCAACAGCTGAGACAAGAAATGGGAGAG CTGGAAGAAGAGTCTGAAACTTTTGAGTTAAGCAAAGAGTATGAAGAATTGATAAAGCTAAAAAGAAGTGGCTCTATTCAGGCAAAGAACTTGAAAAGCAAGTTTGAAAAAATAGGACAATTGTCtcaagaagaaatacagaagaagATTGAAGAAGAGCGAGCAAAGAGAAGAGCAATGGATGAAGAAATAAGAGAAAGGGAAGCTGAAAAATTTCAAGAG GATGATGATGTAGATGTGAGACCAGCCATGAAATCTGAGGCTCCATTTACTCACAAAGTAAACATGAAGGCTCGTTTTGAGCAAATGGCAAGAgccagagaagaagaagagcaGAGGAGGATTGAGGAACAGAAATTACTACGCATGCAGtttgaacaaaaagaaatcGATGCAGCATTACAGAAG CAGGTGCTAGGAAttgctaaaataataaaattgcttttggtGTTTGCACATACTCTCCATAGAATCAAAGAACGGTTTGGATTGAAGAGACCTTAA
- the NEXN gene encoding nexilin isoform X10 produces the protein MNDIAQKTEMKELLGSDEDDDTKLSKTEKGYVPKLIGTVKGKFAEMEKQRQEEERKRMEEERKRRIEQDMIEKRKIQRELAKKAQEIDDFNNTGTESAAEEGDDSLLVTVVPVKSTRTSGKMKIISENTGKERAEQRKTQDEEMKLKYEEQNQLLKESKCLSFVQGENENSETQEPLSPGKLKVTFEELERQRQENQRRQAEEEARQRLEEEKRAFEEARQRMINEGGDEESENAVKEFRPGKLRLSFEEIERQRREEEKRKAEEDARRRIEEEKRAFAEARKNMQVLDDESPEMFKTFSQESLIPGKLEINFEELLRQKMEEEKRRTEEERRQKLEMERQEFQQLRQEMGELEEESETFELSKEYEELIKLKRSGSIQAKNLKSKFEKIGQLSQEEIQKKIEEERAKRRAMDEEIREREAEKFQEDDDVDVRPAMKSEAPFTHKVNMKARFEQMARAREEEEQRRIEEQKLLRMQFEQKEIDAALQKKREEEEEEEGSIINGSTCEDEDQARSGAPWFKKSLKNTSVVDGEPVRFTVKITGEPKPEVTWWFEGEMLQDSEDYQYIERGETYCLYLPETFPEDEGEYMCKAVNNRGSAASTCILTIESYSTAFL, from the exons ATGAATGACATTGCACAGAAAACTGAG ATGAAAGAACTGCTTGGATCTGATGAAGATGATGACACCAAACTATCTAAAACAGAAAAGGGTTATGTTCCAAAGCTCATAG GAACTGTTAAAGGCAAGTTTGCAGAAATGGAGAAGCAAAggcaagaagaagaaagaaaaagaatggaagaagaaagaaagcgCAGAATTGAACAAGACATGattgagaaaaggaaaattcaaagaGAATTGGCAAAAAAGGCACAGGAG ATTGATGACTTTAACAATACGGGAACTGAATCAGCAGCTGAG GAAGGGGATGATTCACTGCTAGTTACAGTAGTGCCTGTAAAAAGCACCAGGACATCTGGGAAGATGAAAATAAtctctgagaacacaggaaaGGAGAGAGCAGAACAAAGAAAGACACAGGATGAAGAAATGAAGCTAAAATATGAGGAACAAAACCAGCTCCTTAAGGAATCCAAGTGCCTTTCATTTGTCCAG ggtgaaaatgaaaacagtgaaacTCAAGAGCCTCTGTCTCCTGGTAAACTGAAAGTCACATTTGAAGAACTGGAAAGACAAAGACAGGAGAATCAAAGGCGGCAAGCCGAGGAAGAAGCAAGGCAGcgtttggaagaggaaaaacgTGCCTTTGAAGAAGCCAGGCAGAGAATG ATAAATGAAGGTGGTGATGAAGAATCGGAAAATGCTGTTAAAGAATTCCGCCCTGGTAAACTCAGACTCAGTTTTGAGGAGATAGAAagacagaggagagaagaggaaaagaggaaagcagaagagGATGCACGACGACGCatagaagaggagaaaagagcaTTTGCTGAAGCAAGGAAGAACATG CAGGTGCTGGATGATGAATCACCAGAAATGTTTAAAACCTTTTCTCAAGAATCTCTCATACCTGGTaaactggaaattaattttgaggaGTTGCTGAGAcaaaaaatggaagaagaaaagaggcgCACAGAGGAAGAGCGTAGGCAAAAGTTGGAAATGGAAAGGCAAGAATTTCAACAGCTGAGACAAGAAATGGGAGAG CTGGAAGAAGAGTCTGAAACTTTTGAGTTAAGCAAAGAGTATGAAGAATTGATAAAGCTAAAAAGAAGTGGCTCTATTCAGGCAAAGAACTTGAAAAGCAAGTTTGAAAAAATAGGACAATTGTCtcaagaagaaatacagaagaagATTGAAGAAGAGCGAGCAAAGAGAAGAGCAATGGATGAAGAAATAAGAGAAAGGGAAGCTGAAAAATTTCAAGAG GATGATGATGTAGATGTGAGACCAGCCATGAAATCTGAGGCTCCATTTACTCACAAAGTAAACATGAAGGCTCGTTTTGAGCAAATGGCAAGAgccagagaagaagaagagcaGAGGAGGATTGAGGAACAGAAATTACTACGCATGCAGtttgaacaaaaagaaatcGATGCAGCATTACAGAAG aaaagggaagaggaagaagaagaagagggaaGCATTATTAATGGTTCTACTTGTGAAGATGAGGATCAAGCGCGATCTGGAGCTCCCTGGTTCAAGAAGTCACTGAAAAACACATCAGTTGTTGACGGCGAGCCAGTGAGATTTACAGTTAAAATTACTGGAGAACCAAAACCTGAAGTTACATGGTGGTTTGAAGGGGAAATGTTGCAGGACTCTGAGGACTATCAATATATTGAAAGAGGAGAAACCTACTGCCTTTACTTGCCAGAAACCTTCCCAGAAGATGAAGGGGAATATATGTGTAAAGCAGTCAACAACAGAGGCTCAGCTGCTAGCACCTGTATTCTCACCATTGAAA GCTACAGTACTGCTTTTCTCTAA
- the NEXN gene encoding nexilin isoform X8, whose amino-acid sequence MNDIAQKTEMKELLGSDEDDDTKLSKTEKGYVPKLIGTVKGKFAEMEKQRQEEERKRMEEERKRRIEQDMIEKRKIQRELAKKAQEIDDFNNTGTESAAEEGDDSLLVTVVPVKSTRTSGKMKIISENTGKERAEQRKTQDEEMKLKYEEQNQLLKESKCLSFVQGENENSETQEPLSPGKLKVTFEELERQRQENQRRQAEEEARQRLEEEKRAFEEARQRMINEGGDEESENAVKEFRPGKLRLSFEEIERQRREEEKRKAEEDARRRIEEEKRAFAEARKNMVLDDESPEMFKTFSQESLIPGKLEINFEELLRQKMEEEKRRTEEERRQKLEMERQEFQQLRQEMGELEEESETFELSKEYEELIKLKRSGSIQAKNLKSKFEKIGQLSQEEIQKKIEEERAKRRAMDEEIREREAEKFQEDDDVDVRPAMKSEAPFTHKVNMKARFEQMARAREEEEQRRIEEQKLLRMQFEQKEIDAALQKKREEEEEEEGSIINGSTCEDEDQARSGAPWFKKSLKNTSVVDGEPVRFTVKITGEPKPEVTWWFEGEMLQDSEDYQYIERGETYCLYLPETFPEDEGEYMCKAVNNRGSAASTCILTIESKS is encoded by the exons ATGAATGACATTGCACAGAAAACTGAG ATGAAAGAACTGCTTGGATCTGATGAAGATGATGACACCAAACTATCTAAAACAGAAAAGGGTTATGTTCCAAAGCTCATAG GAACTGTTAAAGGCAAGTTTGCAGAAATGGAGAAGCAAAggcaagaagaagaaagaaaaagaatggaagaagaaagaaagcgCAGAATTGAACAAGACATGattgagaaaaggaaaattcaaagaGAATTGGCAAAAAAGGCACAGGAG ATTGATGACTTTAACAATACGGGAACTGAATCAGCAGCTGAG GAAGGGGATGATTCACTGCTAGTTACAGTAGTGCCTGTAAAAAGCACCAGGACATCTGGGAAGATGAAAATAAtctctgagaacacaggaaaGGAGAGAGCAGAACAAAGAAAGACACAGGATGAAGAAATGAAGCTAAAATATGAGGAACAAAACCAGCTCCTTAAGGAATCCAAGTGCCTTTCATTTGTCCAG ggtgaaaatgaaaacagtgaaacTCAAGAGCCTCTGTCTCCTGGTAAACTGAAAGTCACATTTGAAGAACTGGAAAGACAAAGACAGGAGAATCAAAGGCGGCAAGCCGAGGAAGAAGCAAGGCAGcgtttggaagaggaaaaacgTGCCTTTGAAGAAGCCAGGCAGAGAATG ATAAATGAAGGTGGTGATGAAGAATCGGAAAATGCTGTTAAAGAATTCCGCCCTGGTAAACTCAGACTCAGTTTTGAGGAGATAGAAagacagaggagagaagaggaaaagaggaaagcagaagagGATGCACGACGACGCatagaagaggagaaaagagcaTTTGCTGAAGCAAGGAAGAACATG GTGCTGGATGATGAATCACCAGAAATGTTTAAAACCTTTTCTCAAGAATCTCTCATACCTGGTaaactggaaattaattttgaggaGTTGCTGAGAcaaaaaatggaagaagaaaagaggcgCACAGAGGAAGAGCGTAGGCAAAAGTTGGAAATGGAAAGGCAAGAATTTCAACAGCTGAGACAAGAAATGGGAGAG CTGGAAGAAGAGTCTGAAACTTTTGAGTTAAGCAAAGAGTATGAAGAATTGATAAAGCTAAAAAGAAGTGGCTCTATTCAGGCAAAGAACTTGAAAAGCAAGTTTGAAAAAATAGGACAATTGTCtcaagaagaaatacagaagaagATTGAAGAAGAGCGAGCAAAGAGAAGAGCAATGGATGAAGAAATAAGAGAAAGGGAAGCTGAAAAATTTCAAGAG GATGATGATGTAGATGTGAGACCAGCCATGAAATCTGAGGCTCCATTTACTCACAAAGTAAACATGAAGGCTCGTTTTGAGCAAATGGCAAGAgccagagaagaagaagagcaGAGGAGGATTGAGGAACAGAAATTACTACGCATGCAGtttgaacaaaaagaaatcGATGCAGCATTACAGAAG aaaagggaagaggaagaagaagaagagggaaGCATTATTAATGGTTCTACTTGTGAAGATGAGGATCAAGCGCGATCTGGAGCTCCCTGGTTCAAGAAGTCACTGAAAAACACATCAGTTGTTGACGGCGAGCCAGTGAGATTTACAGTTAAAATTACTGGAGAACCAAAACCTGAAGTTACATGGTGGTTTGAAGGGGAAATGTTGCAGGACTCTGAGGACTATCAATATATTGAAAGAGGAGAAACCTACTGCCTTTACTTGCCAGAAACCTTCCCAGAAGATGAAGGGGAATATATGTGTAAAGCAGTCAACAACAGAGGCTCAGCTGCTAGCACCTGTATTCTCACCATTGAAAGTAAGAGCTAg
- the NEXN gene encoding nexilin isoform X2, with the protein MNDIAQKTEILLSSSKPVQKSYVPKLHKGDVKDKFEAMQKAREERNQRRSRDEKQRRKEQYVREREWNRRKQEMKELLGSDEDDDTKLSKTEKGYVPKLIGTVKGKFAEMEKQRQEEERKRMEEERKRRIEQDMIEKRKIQRELAKKAQEIDDFNNTGTESAAEEGDDSLLVTVVPVKSTRTSGKMKIISENTGKERAEQRKTQDEEMKLKYEEQNQLLKESKCLSFVQGENENSETQEPLSPGKLKVTFEELERQRQENQRRQAEEEARQRLEEEKRAFEEARQRMINEGGDEESENAVKEFRPGKLRLSFEEIERQRREEEKRKAEEDARRRIEEEKRAFAEARKNMQVLDDESPEMFKTFSQESLIPGKLEINFEELLRQKMEEEKRRTEEERRQKLEMERQEFQQLRQEMGELEEESETFELSKEYEELIKLKRSGSIQAKNLKSKFEKIGQLSQEEIQKKIEEERAKRRAMDEEIREREAEKFQEDDDVDVRPAMKSEAPFTHKVNMKARFEQMARAREEEEQRRIEEQKLLRMQFEQKEIDAALQKKREEEEEEEGSIINGSTCEDEDQARSGAPWFKKSLKNTSVVDGEPVRFTVKITGEPKPEVTWWFEGEMLQDSEDYQYIERGETYCLYLPETFPEDEGEYMCKAVNNRGSAASTCILTIETDDY; encoded by the exons ATGAATGACATTGCACAGAAAACTGAG ATTCTGCTTTCTTCATCTAAACCCGTCCAAAAGTCCTATGTGCCCAAGCTTCACAAGGGTGATGTAAAGGATAAATTTGAAGCTATGCAGAAagcaagggaagaaagaaatcaaaggaGATCTAgagatgaaaagcaaagaagaaaagaacagtATGTTAGAGAGAGAGAATGGAACAGGAGAAAACAGGAG ATGAAAGAACTGCTTGGATCTGATGAAGATGATGACACCAAACTATCTAAAACAGAAAAGGGTTATGTTCCAAAGCTCATAG GAACTGTTAAAGGCAAGTTTGCAGAAATGGAGAAGCAAAggcaagaagaagaaagaaaaagaatggaagaagaaagaaagcgCAGAATTGAACAAGACATGattgagaaaaggaaaattcaaagaGAATTGGCAAAAAAGGCACAGGAG ATTGATGACTTTAACAATACGGGAACTGAATCAGCAGCTGAG GAAGGGGATGATTCACTGCTAGTTACAGTAGTGCCTGTAAAAAGCACCAGGACATCTGGGAAGATGAAAATAAtctctgagaacacaggaaaGGAGAGAGCAGAACAAAGAAAGACACAGGATGAAGAAATGAAGCTAAAATATGAGGAACAAAACCAGCTCCTTAAGGAATCCAAGTGCCTTTCATTTGTCCAG ggtgaaaatgaaaacagtgaaacTCAAGAGCCTCTGTCTCCTGGTAAACTGAAAGTCACATTTGAAGAACTGGAAAGACAAAGACAGGAGAATCAAAGGCGGCAAGCCGAGGAAGAAGCAAGGCAGcgtttggaagaggaaaaacgTGCCTTTGAAGAAGCCAGGCAGAGAATG ATAAATGAAGGTGGTGATGAAGAATCGGAAAATGCTGTTAAAGAATTCCGCCCTGGTAAACTCAGACTCAGTTTTGAGGAGATAGAAagacagaggagagaagaggaaaagaggaaagcagaagagGATGCACGACGACGCatagaagaggagaaaagagcaTTTGCTGAAGCAAGGAAGAACATG CAGGTGCTGGATGATGAATCACCAGAAATGTTTAAAACCTTTTCTCAAGAATCTCTCATACCTGGTaaactggaaattaattttgaggaGTTGCTGAGAcaaaaaatggaagaagaaaagaggcgCACAGAGGAAGAGCGTAGGCAAAAGTTGGAAATGGAAAGGCAAGAATTTCAACAGCTGAGACAAGAAATGGGAGAG CTGGAAGAAGAGTCTGAAACTTTTGAGTTAAGCAAAGAGTATGAAGAATTGATAAAGCTAAAAAGAAGTGGCTCTATTCAGGCAAAGAACTTGAAAAGCAAGTTTGAAAAAATAGGACAATTGTCtcaagaagaaatacagaagaagATTGAAGAAGAGCGAGCAAAGAGAAGAGCAATGGATGAAGAAATAAGAGAAAGGGAAGCTGAAAAATTTCAAGAG GATGATGATGTAGATGTGAGACCAGCCATGAAATCTGAGGCTCCATTTACTCACAAAGTAAACATGAAGGCTCGTTTTGAGCAAATGGCAAGAgccagagaagaagaagagcaGAGGAGGATTGAGGAACAGAAATTACTACGCATGCAGtttgaacaaaaagaaatcGATGCAGCATTACAGAAG aaaagggaagaggaagaagaagaagagggaaGCATTATTAATGGTTCTACTTGTGAAGATGAGGATCAAGCGCGATCTGGAGCTCCCTGGTTCAAGAAGTCACTGAAAAACACATCAGTTGTTGACGGCGAGCCAGTGAGATTTACAGTTAAAATTACTGGAGAACCAAAACCTGAAGTTACATGGTGGTTTGAAGGGGAAATGTTGCAGGACTCTGAGGACTATCAATATATTGAAAGAGGAGAAACCTACTGCCTTTACTTGCCAGAAACCTTCCCAGAAGATGAAGGGGAATATATGTGTAAAGCAGTCAACAACAGAGGCTCAGCTGCTAGCACCTGTATTCTCACCATTGAAA cTGATGACTACTAA
- the NEXN gene encoding nexilin isoform X4 codes for MNDIAQKTEILLSSSKPVQKSYVPKLHKGDVKDKFEAMQKAREERNQRRSRDEKQRRKEQYVREREWNRRKQEMKELLGSDEDDDTKLSKTEKGYVPKLIGTVKGKFAEMEKQRQEEERKRMEEERKRRIEQDMIEKRKIQRELAKKAQEEGDDSLLVTVVPVKSTRTSGKMKIISENTGKERAEQRKTQDEEMKLKYEEQNQLLKESKCLSFVQGENENSETQEPLSPGKLKVTFEELERQRQENQRRQAEEEARQRLEEEKRAFEEARQRMINEGGDEESENAVKEFRPGKLRLSFEEIERQRREEEKRKAEEDARRRIEEEKRAFAEARKNMQVLDDESPEMFKTFSQESLIPGKLEINFEELLRQKMEEEKRRTEEERRQKLEMERQEFQQLRQEMGELEEESETFELSKEYEELIKLKRSGSIQAKNLKSKFEKIGQLSQEEIQKKIEEERAKRRAMDEEIREREAEKFQEDDDVDVRPAMKSEAPFTHKVNMKARFEQMARAREEEEQRRIEEQKLLRMQFEQKEIDAALQKKREEEEEEEGSIINGSTCEDEDQARSGAPWFKKSLKNTSVVDGEPVRFTVKITGEPKPEVTWWFEGEMLQDSEDYQYIERGETYCLYLPETFPEDEGEYMCKAVNNRGSAASTCILTIESYSTAFL; via the exons ATGAATGACATTGCACAGAAAACTGAG ATTCTGCTTTCTTCATCTAAACCCGTCCAAAAGTCCTATGTGCCCAAGCTTCACAAGGGTGATGTAAAGGATAAATTTGAAGCTATGCAGAAagcaagggaagaaagaaatcaaaggaGATCTAgagatgaaaagcaaagaagaaaagaacagtATGTTAGAGAGAGAGAATGGAACAGGAGAAAACAGGAG ATGAAAGAACTGCTTGGATCTGATGAAGATGATGACACCAAACTATCTAAAACAGAAAAGGGTTATGTTCCAAAGCTCATAG GAACTGTTAAAGGCAAGTTTGCAGAAATGGAGAAGCAAAggcaagaagaagaaagaaaaagaatggaagaagaaagaaagcgCAGAATTGAACAAGACATGattgagaaaaggaaaattcaaagaGAATTGGCAAAAAAGGCACAGGAG GAAGGGGATGATTCACTGCTAGTTACAGTAGTGCCTGTAAAAAGCACCAGGACATCTGGGAAGATGAAAATAAtctctgagaacacaggaaaGGAGAGAGCAGAACAAAGAAAGACACAGGATGAAGAAATGAAGCTAAAATATGAGGAACAAAACCAGCTCCTTAAGGAATCCAAGTGCCTTTCATTTGTCCAG ggtgaaaatgaaaacagtgaaacTCAAGAGCCTCTGTCTCCTGGTAAACTGAAAGTCACATTTGAAGAACTGGAAAGACAAAGACAGGAGAATCAAAGGCGGCAAGCCGAGGAAGAAGCAAGGCAGcgtttggaagaggaaaaacgTGCCTTTGAAGAAGCCAGGCAGAGAATG ATAAATGAAGGTGGTGATGAAGAATCGGAAAATGCTGTTAAAGAATTCCGCCCTGGTAAACTCAGACTCAGTTTTGAGGAGATAGAAagacagaggagagaagaggaaaagaggaaagcagaagagGATGCACGACGACGCatagaagaggagaaaagagcaTTTGCTGAAGCAAGGAAGAACATG CAGGTGCTGGATGATGAATCACCAGAAATGTTTAAAACCTTTTCTCAAGAATCTCTCATACCTGGTaaactggaaattaattttgaggaGTTGCTGAGAcaaaaaatggaagaagaaaagaggcgCACAGAGGAAGAGCGTAGGCAAAAGTTGGAAATGGAAAGGCAAGAATTTCAACAGCTGAGACAAGAAATGGGAGAG CTGGAAGAAGAGTCTGAAACTTTTGAGTTAAGCAAAGAGTATGAAGAATTGATAAAGCTAAAAAGAAGTGGCTCTATTCAGGCAAAGAACTTGAAAAGCAAGTTTGAAAAAATAGGACAATTGTCtcaagaagaaatacagaagaagATTGAAGAAGAGCGAGCAAAGAGAAGAGCAATGGATGAAGAAATAAGAGAAAGGGAAGCTGAAAAATTTCAAGAG GATGATGATGTAGATGTGAGACCAGCCATGAAATCTGAGGCTCCATTTACTCACAAAGTAAACATGAAGGCTCGTTTTGAGCAAATGGCAAGAgccagagaagaagaagagcaGAGGAGGATTGAGGAACAGAAATTACTACGCATGCAGtttgaacaaaaagaaatcGATGCAGCATTACAGAAG aaaagggaagaggaagaagaagaagagggaaGCATTATTAATGGTTCTACTTGTGAAGATGAGGATCAAGCGCGATCTGGAGCTCCCTGGTTCAAGAAGTCACTGAAAAACACATCAGTTGTTGACGGCGAGCCAGTGAGATTTACAGTTAAAATTACTGGAGAACCAAAACCTGAAGTTACATGGTGGTTTGAAGGGGAAATGTTGCAGGACTCTGAGGACTATCAATATATTGAAAGAGGAGAAACCTACTGCCTTTACTTGCCAGAAACCTTCCCAGAAGATGAAGGGGAATATATGTGTAAAGCAGTCAACAACAGAGGCTCAGCTGCTAGCACCTGTATTCTCACCATTGAAA GCTACAGTACTGCTTTTCTCTAA